In Helianthus annuus cultivar XRQ/B chromosome 8, HanXRQr2.0-SUNRISE, whole genome shotgun sequence, a single genomic region encodes these proteins:
- the LOC110902074 gene encoding transcription factor JUNGBRUNNEN 1-like: MAEDQQIVPYIQQELRDYDDALEPGYRFCPTDSELIIYYLKRKIELGEQPRCRIYDVHVYSHHPNELTERYRSCEGIFYFFTMRERKHQTGTRVNRRTKDFGYWKSTQKDTKVYDFVTRRVLGTKRPFVGALVSMTDWVLCKIYKKHSTQSVNHNNQPDQQVQNKRNQEETIHLQNQINQPAKRPKVSANSEINQPSERVQHHETINHLGSMFQSNHQSVIHNNVMGAQALRIGHDQRQGSNTNPTLITMQSSATFQDPNQEQVQSFTGSSTCEHYDQNQCMSASTNVHNTYQEDSQTLVNMQGGYNRSMEETATDDNLWDLLDYEELLSLLEDEDGHTMN, from the exons ATGGCCGAAGACCAACAAATTGTTCCATACATTCAACAAGAATTGCGTGATTATGATGATGCTTTAGAACCCGGTTATCGCTTTTGTCCAACCGACTCGGAGCTCATCATCTACTACCTTAAACGAAAGATTGAATTAGGCGAACAACCCAGATGTCGGATATACGATGTTCATGTTTATAGCCACCACCCTAACGAACTTACAG AACGTTACCGGTCGTGTGAAGGCATATTTTACTTTTTTACAATGAGAGAGCGAAAACACCAGACGGGGACACGAGTGAATAGAAGAACCAAGGACTTTGGGTATTGGAAATCGACCCAGAAAGATACGAAGGTGTATGATTTTGTGACGAGACGAGTGCTTGGAACAAAAAGAccttttgttggtgcacttgtgtct ATGACGGATTGGGTATTGTGTAAGATATACAAGAAACATTCAACCCAAAGTGTTAATCATAACAATCAGCCGGATCAACAAGTTCAGAACAAAAGGAATCAAGAGGAGACAATTCATCtacaaaaccaaataaatcaACCTGCAAAGAGACCAAAAGTGTCAGCAAATTCCGAAATAAATCAACCAAGCGAACGAGTTCAACATCATGAAACTATTAATCATTTGGGATCTATGTTTCAATCAAACCATCAATCTGTTATTCACAACAATGTGATGGGTGCTCAAGCATTGCGTATTGGTCATGACCAACGTCAGGGATCAAACACCAATCCCACACTAATCACCATGCAATCGTCGGCTACATTTCAAGACCCTAATCAAGAACAAGTTCAATCTTTTACCGGGAGCTCAACGTGTGAACATTACGATCAGAATCAATGTATGTCAGCTTCAACAAACGTTCATAACACCTACCAAGAAGATAGTCAAACACTAGTCAACATGCAAGGTGGTTATAATCGATCCATGGAGGAGACTGCTACTGATGACAATCTTTGGGACCTACTAGACTATGAGGAATTATTGTCACTTCTTGAAGACGAAGATGGCCACACCATGAATTAA